In Tachysurus vachellii isolate PV-2020 chromosome 3, HZAU_Pvac_v1, whole genome shotgun sequence, one genomic interval encodes:
- the lpcat1 gene encoding lysophosphatidylcholine acyltransferase 1, which translates to MRLVHRKRTPAGNREDFRVSTHFTNPFTHELKLSPVQKVQIALMTVTLFPLRLLCGAFFMLLAWPFVFLATMGRTDDAVEPLTWWRWMLGLIIKGIMRAMWFSGGFHWIRVKGRLALPSEAPILVLAPHTSYFDGIPVTMTMSSIVMKAESKHVPVWGTLIKFIRPVLVSRSDPDSRRKTLEEIKRRACSAGQWPQIMIFPEGTCTNRTCLITFKPGAFIPGVPVQPVVLRYLNKLDTMSWTWRGPGALTLLWLTLCQIHNPVEIEYLPVYTPSEEEKRNPTLFASNVRNIMAKALQLPTAEYSFEDGQLSVIKGPLSLPGHSGLLEFSRLVHKLGLKLGVTDEFLQEEGKKACNLSGRKLSLEEFTEYLKLPLTETLQDIFTLFEEHGQMDVREYVIALSVICRPSKYLKTLQLAFRMFEAEDDRAIVEDELAVILKSVLGVEDVSVGDVFRAVDTRDKGKITFDDFCHFMERCPNFMKLYRCIDEPTTHTSSGLVQPATNSFCPDCSSQEQNNTRHIKKQD; encoded by the exons ATGAGGCTTGTGCACAGAAAGAGGACACCAGCTGGGAATAGAGAGGATTTTCGAGTTTCAACGCACTTTACAAACCCTTTTACACACGAACTGAAGCTCAGTCCTGTGCAGAAAGTCCAG ATTGCATTGATGACTGTAACACTGTTTCCTCTGCGATTGCTCTGCGGTGCTTTTTTCATGTTGCTCGCATGGCCTTTTGTATTCTTGGCCACCATGGGCCGCACCGACGACGCCGTAGAGCCTCTTacctggtggaggtg GATGTTGGGGCTTATCATTAAAGGCATCATGAGGGCGATGTGGTTTTCTGGAGGCTTCCACTGGATCCGTGTGAAAGGCAGACTAGCTCTGCCCAGTGAAGCTCCCATCCTCGTACTGGCACCACACACTTCTTACTTTGATGGCATTCCTGTGACCATGACCATGTCATCGATAGTGATGAAAGCAGAGAGCAAACACGTTCCTGTCTGGGGCA CGCTGATTAAGTTCATCCGTCCGGTGTTGGTGTCACGCTCGGATCCTGATTCTCGCAGGAAAACTTTGGAGGAGATTAAACGCAGAGCGTGCTCAGCAGGCCAGTGGcctcag ATCATGATTTTTCCTGAGGGAACCTGCACCAACAGAACCTGCCTCATCACGTTTAAGCCTG GTGCTTTTATTCCTGGGGTCCCGGTCCAGCCGGTGGTTCTGCGCTACCTTAACAAACTG GACACGATGTCGTGGACATGGCGAGGACCTGGAGC ATTGACGCTTCTGTGGCTCACGTTGTGTCAGATCCACAATCCTGTAGAGATCGAG TATCTCCCTGTTTACACACCatcagaggaagaaaaaagaaatccaacTCTGTTTGCCAGCAACGTGAGAAACATCATGGCCAA AGCTCTGCAACTACCGACCGCAGAATACTCGTTTGAAGACGGCCAGCTCTCAGTGATCAAAGGTCCCCTGAGTTTACCTGGCCACTCAGGCCTGCTGGAGTTCTCCAGACTGGTGCATAAACTCGG GCTGAAGTTAGGAGTCACAGATGAGTTCCTGCAAGAGGAGGGCAAAAAAGCATGCAATCTCTCTGGACGCAAACTGAGTCTGGAGGAATTCACAGAGTATTTAAAGCTTCCATTGACAGAAACGCTGCAGGACATCTTCACACTGTTTGAGGAG CACGGTCAGATGGATGTGAGGGAATATGTCATTGCTCTGTCTGTGATCTGCAGACCCTCTAAGTATCTCAAGACTCTTCAGCTGGCCTTTAGA ATGTTTGAGGCTGAGGACGACAGAGCCATTGTGGAAGACGAGTTGGCCGTCATTCTGAAATCTGTACTTGGTGTGGAAGATGTTTCTGTGGGTGACGTCTTCAGAGCTGTGGATACAAGAGACAAAGGAAAGATCACGTTTG ATGATTTTTGCCATTTTATGGAGCGCTGTCCCAACTTCATGAAGTTATACAGATGTATCGATgaaccaaccacacacacgaGTTCAGGACTCGTACAACCTGCAACCAACAGCTTCTGCCCTGACTGCAGCTCTCAGGAGCAAAACAACACAAGACACATCAAGAAACAGGACTGA
- the nrsn1l gene encoding neurensin 1-like, giving the protein MASYSEVHGPGCAKNMPRCSFGVRSYLHYFYEECTASVWDQEDVQYQRSHQWWHLGLCKVSLAVGTVLLAMGLVVLAVGFAVPTRIEAFGEGDLLFVDRHSMRHNQALNMCVQAGTGMLTLGGLMMTAGLLLSAFSRPTTSPQPPGKETKGINVRGGGADGKSPTNVLTKAPSPAAGDTAVPVALPKVEDVQP; this is encoded by the exons ATGGCCTCTTACTCAGAGGTGCATGGGCCTGGGTGTGCCAAGAACATGCCAAGGTGCAGTTTTGGGGTTCGCTCATACCTGCATTATTTCTATGAAGAATGTACAGCCTCTGTATGGGACCAGGAGGATGTTCAGTATCAGCGTTCACACCAGTGGTGGCATTTAGGCCTCTGCAAG GTTTCTCTTGCAGTCGGAACGGTCCTATTAGCCATGGGGTTGGTGGTTTTGGCAGTGGGGTTTGCCGTTCCAACTCGAATCGAGGCATTTGGAGAGGGTGACTTACTCTTCGTGGATCGGCATTCTATGCGACACAACCAGGCCCTGAACATGTGTGTGCAGGCTGGCACTGGGATGCTGACCCTGGGGGGCCTGATGATGACCGCTGGCTTGCTGCTGTCTGCTTTCTCCAGACCCACAACCAGTCCACAGCCTCCTGGGAAAGAAACGAAGGGCATCAATGTGAGGGGAGGTGGAGCGGATGGAAAGAGCCCAACAAATGTTCTCACTAAAGCTCCCAGTCCAGCTGCAGGTGATACAGCTGTGCCTGTTGCGCTGCCTAAAGTGGAGGATGTCCAACCATAA